CGCCATCCGGTTAGGTTCGGTCGTTAAAGGCTTAATTACCGTTCTATAAGTTATAAATTACACTTCATCGACAAACCGGCAGGGCTTCTCAAGCTCTGCCGGTTTTTTTGTGACCAGATAATCAGTTAGCGACGTCTGGTGGAGCCTGCACTAGTCCAGATTGGCTCCGCTGGCGTATTCTACCATACCTCCTCTTTTTTAACTATAGCATGAAAAAAGTTTTGCGTATTCTGGCCCTTGTCGTCGGCGTTTTTGTCCTGCTGATCGCCGGTAGTGTTGCTTACATCAAAACGGCACTCCCCAACGTGGGTCCTGCGCCGGCGTTAACCATCCAGGCGGACTCCGCACAAATTTCGCGCGGAAAGTACCTGGCCAATCACGTTGCGGTCTGCATCGATTGCCATTCTGAACGGGATTGGAAAGTAGTGGCGGGTCCGCTGGTGCCGGGAACGGAAGGAAAAGGCGGAGAACCCTTCACCCACGACATGGGCTTTCCGGGCAGTTATTACGCAAAAAACCTGACGCCGGCCCACCTGAGCGGCTGGAGCGACGGCGAAATTTACCGGGCCATCACAACCGGGGTGAGCAAAGACGGTCACGCCCTGTTTCCGGTGATGCCGTACCTGAATTATGGCAAGGTTGACCCGGATGACATCAAGGCCATTATTGCCTACGTCCGGACGCTGAAACCCATCGAAAATCCGTCCATTCCCGCGTCGCAGTCGGACTTTCCGATGAATGTAATTATCAACACAATGCCCGCGAAAGCCGAGGGCGGGAAGCGTCCTGACCCAGCGGATTCGGTGGCTTATGGCCACTATGTGCTAACGTTTGCGGGTTGTGGCGAGTGTCATACGCCGGTAGACGACAAGGGGCAACCGTTGCCGGGCATGACGCTGGCGGGCGGCCGCGCGTTTGCTATGCCGCCTGGTACGGTCCGCTCGTCAAACCTAACTTCCGATCCGGAAACGGGCATTGGCAGCTGGACCAAGGAAGCGTTTGTTTCGCGGTTCAAAGCAGCCCAAAAAGACGATTTTAAGCATCCTGCGACGCTTGAACACGCCGGATTCAATACGATCATGCCGTGGCGGATGTACAGCGGCATGAGCGAACAGGACCTGGGAGCGATCTTTGCGTACCTGAAAACCGTCACACCAGTAAAAAACAAGGTTACCGTGTTTACGCCGAGGGGAAAAGAAATTGCCTCACGCTAAAAGAAAAGACCCGCCGAGAAGCGGGTCTTTTTTCCTTCTATCTCTTCCCGAACGTCAACGTATCAATGCGTTCTGTACTTTTATATCGGCTAAAGTAAAGTTTGAAAATGGTCAGGCCGGTTCTATTACGCAGCCTTTTTGACCAAATCAACCAGTAATTCAATCCAGAGGGGGCTGTCGTTCAGGCTCTCGACCAGTTGCCAGCGTTTGCCGCCGTGTTTTTCAAATAACTCT
This Larkinella insperata DNA region includes the following protein-coding sequences:
- a CDS encoding c-type cytochrome — protein: MKKVLRILALVVGVFVLLIAGSVAYIKTALPNVGPAPALTIQADSAQISRGKYLANHVAVCIDCHSERDWKVVAGPLVPGTEGKGGEPFTHDMGFPGSYYAKNLTPAHLSGWSDGEIYRAITTGVSKDGHALFPVMPYLNYGKVDPDDIKAIIAYVRTLKPIENPSIPASQSDFPMNVIINTMPAKAEGGKRPDPADSVAYGHYVLTFAGCGECHTPVDDKGQPLPGMTLAGGRAFAMPPGTVRSSNLTSDPETGIGSWTKEAFVSRFKAAQKDDFKHPATLEHAGFNTIMPWRMYSGMSEQDLGAIFAYLKTVTPVKNKVTVFTPRGKEIASR